The following are encoded together in the Kribbella voronezhensis genome:
- the rbfA gene encoding 30S ribosome-binding factor RbfA: protein MGEARAKQLADRIQVLVAELLERRVKDPRLGFVTVTDAKLTGDLSEASVFYTVYGGEQERASTAAALESARGLIRSEVSKALGLRRAPSLAFYLDAIPETAGQIEELLEKARQADAEVAKAAAGAKPAGDADPYKHREDDDSDDE from the coding sequence ATGGGTGAAGCAAGGGCTAAGCAACTGGCCGACCGGATCCAGGTTCTGGTGGCCGAACTGCTCGAGCGCCGTGTGAAGGATCCCCGCCTGGGCTTCGTCACGGTGACGGACGCGAAGCTGACCGGAGACCTGAGTGAGGCGAGCGTCTTCTACACCGTGTACGGCGGTGAGCAGGAGCGCGCGTCGACCGCGGCGGCCCTGGAGTCGGCCCGCGGCCTGATCCGCAGCGAGGTCAGCAAGGCGCTGGGGCTGCGGCGCGCGCCGAGTCTGGCGTTCTACCTGGACGCGATCCCGGAGACGGCCGGCCAGATCGAGGAGCTGCTGGAGAAGGCCCGCCAGGCCGACGCCGAGGTGGCCAAGGCCGCCGCCGGGGCCAAGCCGGCCGGCGACGCCGACCCCTACAAGCACCGCGAGGACGATGATTCCGACGACGAGTGA
- the infB gene encoding translation initiation factor IF-2, whose amino-acid sequence MAKVRVYELAKELGVTSKVVLTRLNDMGEFVRSASSTIEAPVVRRLAEEFEKNPPKKRAAKKAAASTSPATAQATAPVTPADNAPEVAAATPAPAVETERTAPAAQAAPVAAEPTVTEKAAPAAGTSAPSPARPGPRPGPKPGPRVEATPAPAAEAPAVEAPSSPAQPAFEAPAAKAAPAPADAPATQAPAAQAPAAPSPAPAAPRSADAPARPAPRPGVPGNAPRPGGNAPRPGAPRPGGSPRPGAPGGRDGGQGGRPGAPRPGNNPFSSTQGMQRGGARPGPGGGAPAAPAPGGTPAGMPPRPAQARTGGTDRPRPSGGVPGAPRPNPAMMPKSSAGTFTGRPSGPGGGGGAGAGGGGRGRPGGGSGGPGAGARPGGGGGGGGFRPGGGPSGPPGGGGGGRPGPGNRGRGGTQGAFGRPGGPARRGRKSKRAKRQEFDNMQAPAVGGVRVKHGDGEVVKLARGASLTDFAEKVGVDPASLVQVLFHLGEMVTATQSVNEETLELLGTELNYDVQVVSPEDEDRELLESFDIDFGTDEGGEGELAARPPVVTVMGHVDHGKTKLLDAIRHANVVAGEAGGITQHIGAYQVTTEVDGQERAITFVDTPGHEAFTAMRARGAQATDIVILVVAADDGVMPQTIEALNHARAANVPIVVAVNKIDVPAADPTKVRGQLTEYGLVPEEYGGDTMFVDVSAKSRINIDGLLEGVILTADAALDLRANPDMPAQGLAIEAHLDKGRGPVATVLVQRGTLKVGDSMVAGPAYGRVRAMLDEHGNSLQEALPSRPVLVLGLTAVPGAGDKFLVVDDDRMARQIAEKREARARAAANAKRRARRTLEDFMASMEKGQSQELLLILKGDGSGSVEALEDALVRIEVSDEVNLRVIDRGVGAINENDVNLAIASDAVIIGFNVRPAGKAGDLAEREGVDVRYYSVIYQAIDDIEAALKGMLKPVYEEVSLGQAEIREIFRSSKVGNIAGCWVTTGVIRRNAKIRLIRDGAVIVDNGDLSSLKRFKDDASEVREGFECGLTVQNYNDIRIGDVVEAFELREKPRS is encoded by the coding sequence GTGGCAAAGGTCCGGGTCTACGAGCTCGCGAAAGAGCTCGGAGTTACCAGCAAGGTCGTTCTGACCAGGCTGAACGACATGGGAGAGTTCGTCCGATCGGCGTCCTCGACGATCGAGGCACCCGTCGTACGACGGTTGGCGGAGGAGTTCGAGAAGAACCCGCCGAAGAAGCGCGCGGCCAAGAAGGCCGCCGCAAGTACTTCGCCTGCGACCGCGCAGGCAACAGCGCCGGTCACGCCGGCGGACAACGCACCCGAGGTGGCCGCGGCGACTCCGGCCCCGGCTGTGGAGACCGAGCGCACCGCGCCGGCCGCCCAGGCGGCTCCGGTCGCCGCCGAGCCGACGGTGACCGAGAAGGCCGCGCCGGCAGCGGGAACGTCCGCGCCGTCGCCGGCTCGTCCGGGTCCGCGTCCTGGCCCCAAGCCAGGTCCGCGCGTCGAGGCCACGCCGGCCCCGGCCGCCGAGGCCCCTGCGGTCGAGGCTCCGTCCTCGCCCGCGCAGCCCGCGTTCGAGGCGCCCGCCGCCAAGGCGGCACCGGCTCCGGCCGATGCGCCCGCGACGCAGGCCCCGGCAGCACAGGCTCCGGCCGCACCGAGCCCGGCTCCGGCCGCGCCGCGGTCGGCCGATGCTCCGGCCCGGCCCGCGCCGCGTCCCGGTGTACCGGGCAACGCTCCTCGGCCGGGTGGCAACGCCCCTCGTCCGGGTGCGCCGCGTCCGGGTGGATCGCCCCGTCCGGGTGCTCCGGGTGGGCGTGACGGCGGCCAGGGCGGCCGTCCGGGCGCTCCGCGTCCGGGCAACAACCCCTTCAGCTCGACCCAGGGCATGCAGCGCGGTGGCGCCCGTCCTGGTCCGGGTGGTGGCGCTCCGGCGGCACCGGCCCCGGGTGGAACGCCGGCGGGTATGCCGCCGCGGCCTGCCCAGGCCCGTACCGGTGGCACCGACCGGCCGCGTCCGTCCGGCGGAGTGCCGGGCGCACCGCGTCCGAACCCGGCGATGATGCCGAAGTCCTCGGCCGGCACGTTCACCGGTCGTCCGTCCGGTCCGGGCGGCGGCGGTGGCGCGGGTGCCGGGGGTGGCGGCCGTGGCCGTCCCGGCGGCGGTTCCGGCGGTCCCGGCGCGGGTGCGCGTCCGGGTGGCGGCGGCGGTGGCGGCGGCTTCCGTCCGGGTGGTGGCCCCAGCGGCCCGCCCGGTGGTGGCGGTGGCGGTCGTCCGGGCCCGGGCAACCGGGGCCGGGGCGGAACGCAGGGTGCCTTCGGGCGTCCGGGTGGTCCGGCCCGTCGTGGTCGCAAGTCCAAGCGCGCCAAGCGCCAGGAATTCGACAACATGCAGGCTCCGGCCGTCGGCGGCGTGCGCGTCAAGCACGGTGACGGCGAGGTCGTGAAGCTGGCCCGTGGCGCCTCGCTGACGGACTTCGCCGAGAAGGTCGGCGTCGACCCGGCATCGCTGGTCCAGGTGCTGTTCCACCTGGGCGAGATGGTGACCGCGACCCAGTCGGTCAACGAGGAGACCCTCGAACTGCTCGGCACCGAGCTGAACTACGACGTTCAGGTCGTCTCGCCGGAAGACGAGGACCGCGAGCTGCTGGAGTCCTTCGACATCGACTTCGGCACCGACGAGGGTGGCGAGGGCGAGCTGGCGGCCCGGCCGCCGGTGGTGACCGTGATGGGTCACGTCGACCACGGTAAGACGAAGCTGCTGGACGCGATCCGGCACGCGAACGTCGTGGCCGGCGAGGCCGGTGGCATCACCCAGCACATCGGTGCGTACCAGGTGACGACCGAGGTCGACGGCCAGGAACGCGCCATCACCTTCGTCGACACCCCCGGTCACGAGGCGTTCACCGCCATGCGTGCCCGTGGTGCGCAGGCCACCGACATCGTCATCCTGGTGGTCGCGGCCGACGACGGCGTGATGCCGCAGACGATCGAGGCACTGAACCACGCCCGGGCCGCGAACGTCCCGATCGTGGTCGCGGTGAACAAGATCGACGTCCCGGCGGCGGACCCGACCAAGGTCCGCGGTCAGCTCACCGAGTACGGCCTGGTGCCCGAGGAGTACGGCGGCGACACGATGTTCGTCGACGTCTCGGCGAAGTCGCGGATCAACATCGACGGCCTGCTCGAGGGCGTCATCCTGACCGCGGACGCGGCGCTGGATCTCCGGGCCAACCCGGACATGCCGGCCCAGGGTCTCGCGATCGAGGCGCACCTGGACAAGGGCCGTGGACCGGTGGCGACCGTGCTGGTGCAGCGCGGAACGCTGAAGGTCGGCGACTCGATGGTGGCCGGTCCGGCGTACGGGCGGGTCCGGGCGATGCTCGACGAGCACGGCAACTCGCTGCAGGAGGCGCTGCCGTCGCGTCCGGTGCTGGTACTCGGTCTGACCGCGGTACCAGGAGCGGGCGACAAGTTCCTGGTCGTCGACGACGACCGGATGGCTCGCCAGATCGCCGAGAAGCGGGAAGCCCGGGCTCGTGCCGCGGCCAACGCGAAGCGGCGCGCACGTCGTACGCTCGAGGACTTCATGGCCTCCATGGAGAAGGGGCAGAGCCAGGAACTGCTGCTCATCCTCAAGGGCGACGGCTCCGGTTCGGTCGAGGCGCTGGAAGACGCGCTGGTCCGGATCGAGGTCAGCGACGAGGTCAACCTGCGGGTGATCGACCGTGGTGTCGGTGCCATCAACGAGAACGACGTCAACCTGGCCATCGCCTCCGACGCCGTCATCATCGGCTTCAACGTTCGGCCGGCCGGCAAGGCCGGTGACCTGGCCGAGCGCGAGGGCGTGGATGTCCGGTACTACTCGGTCATCTACCAGGCGATCGACGACATCGAGGCGGCCCTGAAGGGCATGCTCAAGCCGGTCTACGAGGAAGTCTCGCTGGGCCAGGCGGAGATCCGGGAGATCTTCCGCTCGTCGAAGGTCGGAAACATCGCCGGTTGCTGGGTGACCACCGGGGTCATCCGCCGCAACGCCAAGATCCGGTTGATCCGCGACGGCGCGGTGATCGTGGACAACGGCGACCTGTCGTCGCTCAAGCGGTTCAAGGACGACGCGTCCGAGGTCCGCGAGGGCTTCGAGTGTGGTCTGACCGTGCAGAACTACAACGACATCAGGATCGGCGATGTCGTCGAGGCGTTCGAGCTGCGCGAGAAGCCGCGGAGCTAA
- a CDS encoding ATP-binding protein: MFNRIAIVNRGEAAMRLINAVRELNAETGSTVETVALYTDAERTATFVREADLSYPLGPASERPYLDHAKLERALVESGADAAWVGWGFVAEDPTFADLCARIGVTFIGPSSEAMRKLGDKIGSKLIAEEVGVPVAPWSRGAVESLDAALESARGIGYPVMLKATAGGGGRGIRVIHDDDDLRDAYQRTSDEAARAFGSGVLFLERLVTGARHVEVQVIADGQGTAWALGVRDCSVQRRNQKVIEESASPVLAPDQVAELKTSAERLAIAVGYSGAGTVEFLYHPGDKLFAFLEVNTRLQVEHPITEVTTEFDLVKAQLHVASGGRLVGTQPVEQGHAIEARLNAEDPDRDFAPSPGRIARLRLPTGPGVRVDTGVSEGDSIPADFDSMIAKIIAYGRTRDEALGRLRRAVADTVVVLEGGATNKSFVLDLLDQPEVIDGSADTGWIDRVRGEGRLVSSRHSGVALIAAAIEAYQEAERVERQRLLETARGGRPQVQHEVGRAIALKLRGASYKVTVARIGASRYRVGVAIGDGVRSLDVEHERLDEYDVRLVVAGHRFRLVTATHGPVHLVEVDGVTHRVSRDEGGFLRAPSPALVVATPVAVGAEVEAGAPVLVLESMKMETVLHAPFKAILRELPVSTGSQVETGAPLVLLEPIGDADAVVETSENVDLELPEPAEQATAAERAARGLDDLSSMLLGFDIDPVDESRTLSEYLSARAELAEPPVAEEIGVLRLFADLAELSRNRPASEDLRTELRVHSPKEHFHTYLQTLDTERAGLPAEFTERLARVLGHYGVTDLDRTDELTDAVFRIFLAQQRTSPDVRLVTSLLEQWLVEDKPEAPLDAEAYAVLEHLVLATQLRFPVIGDLARSVRFRWFDQPQVDQARAEVLAGVGDELAALSLDPEAPGHAERVEALATIPEQIVRFLAERLERGVNGTEPMLEVLVRRHYLEYELHGLRNATVNGRAFTTADYTVDARPTHLVTTIGTVDEVADPGSSLVRDLSAELAARPAGHETVADLYLSWPQTPESPQEASDRLCEIVAPLLFEQQVRRVAIAVVPGGGREVWYFTYRLSTQGAVEDDNVRGVHPMVGRRLNLWRLRDFRITRLDAPQDVLLYHCVARDNEADERLVALAQVRQFAAVRDEDGKITALPHVERAIANCLEGIRRARTARGAAGAKLEMNHVWVTIWPVLDAEVAELTALKRNIAPLTSGAGIEEVSVAGRVMGTNGVPFAVVGRFYYQPGAGVVTAVERPATEPLKPLDDYAQKVLRARRRNTVYPYEVAGMVAGAGGSYVEYDLDDTGTLVPVDRPRGLNKAGLIAGVISTPTRRHPEGITRVVLSGDPTKALGAVAEAECGRIIAALHLAEKMRVPVEWFAVSAGARISMDSGTENMDWVAKALKRIVEFTQAGGEINIVVAGINVGAQPYWNAEATMLMHTKGILVMTPDSAMVLTGKETLDFAGGVSAEDNYGIGGYDRVMGPNGEAQYWAPDLAGARDILMAHYDHTYVVPGEPGPRRAPTTDPHDRDVTAYPHDPADGGFTTVGGIFSDTTNPDRKKAFDIRTLMRSVADQDHPMLERWAGMADAETAVVVDTRLGGLPVCLLGIESKPVPRRGLSPTDGPDVYTGGTLFPRSSKKAARAINGASGNRPLVVLANLSGFDGSPDSMRNLQLEYGAEIGRAIVNFDGPIVFCVVSRYHGGAFVVFSKALNPRMTVLAVEGSFASVIGGAPAAAVVFSREVDTRTSADPRVASVAARLAAAEGAERATLTNELTELRSAVRAEKLGEVAAEFDRVHNIHRAVAVGSVDAVIRPEELRPQLIAALEAGLS; the protein is encoded by the coding sequence GTGTTCAACCGCATCGCCATCGTCAACCGGGGTGAAGCCGCGATGCGGCTGATCAACGCGGTCCGCGAGCTCAACGCCGAGACGGGCAGCACCGTCGAGACGGTTGCGTTGTACACCGATGCCGAGCGCACTGCGACGTTCGTGCGCGAGGCCGACCTGAGCTACCCGCTCGGTCCGGCCTCGGAACGGCCGTACCTGGATCACGCGAAGCTCGAGCGGGCGCTGGTGGAATCCGGCGCCGACGCCGCCTGGGTCGGCTGGGGCTTCGTCGCGGAGGATCCGACGTTCGCCGACCTGTGCGCGCGGATCGGCGTGACGTTCATCGGGCCGAGTTCGGAGGCGATGCGCAAGCTCGGCGACAAGATCGGCTCGAAGCTGATCGCCGAGGAGGTCGGCGTACCGGTGGCACCCTGGAGCCGGGGTGCGGTCGAGTCCCTCGACGCGGCGCTGGAGTCGGCGCGGGGGATCGGCTACCCGGTGATGTTGAAGGCGACCGCCGGTGGTGGCGGCCGCGGCATCCGGGTGATCCATGACGACGACGACCTGCGCGACGCGTACCAGCGGACCAGCGACGAGGCCGCCCGCGCCTTCGGCAGCGGTGTGCTCTTCCTGGAGCGGCTCGTCACCGGCGCCCGGCACGTGGAGGTGCAGGTCATCGCGGACGGGCAGGGTACGGCGTGGGCGCTCGGCGTCCGCGACTGCTCGGTGCAGCGGCGCAACCAGAAGGTCATCGAGGAGTCGGCCTCGCCGGTCCTCGCTCCCGACCAGGTCGCCGAGCTGAAGACTTCCGCCGAGCGGCTGGCCATTGCCGTCGGCTACAGCGGCGCCGGCACCGTCGAGTTCCTGTACCACCCGGGCGACAAGCTGTTCGCCTTCCTCGAGGTCAACACCCGCCTGCAGGTCGAGCACCCGATCACCGAGGTGACCACCGAGTTCGACCTGGTCAAGGCCCAGTTGCACGTCGCCTCCGGCGGCCGTCTCGTCGGCACGCAGCCGGTCGAGCAAGGCCACGCGATCGAGGCGCGGCTCAACGCCGAGGACCCGGACCGCGACTTCGCCCCCTCACCCGGCCGGATCGCGCGGCTGCGGCTGCCCACCGGTCCCGGCGTACGCGTCGACACCGGGGTCAGCGAGGGCGACTCGATCCCGGCGGACTTCGACTCGATGATCGCGAAGATCATCGCGTACGGCCGGACCCGCGACGAGGCCCTCGGCCGGCTCCGGCGTGCGGTCGCCGACACGGTCGTCGTACTGGAGGGCGGCGCGACCAACAAGAGCTTCGTGCTCGACCTGCTGGACCAGCCCGAGGTGATCGACGGCAGCGCCGACACCGGCTGGATCGACCGGGTCCGCGGCGAGGGCCGGCTGGTGTCGAGCCGGCACTCCGGCGTCGCTCTGATCGCCGCTGCGATCGAGGCGTACCAGGAGGCCGAGCGGGTCGAGCGGCAGCGGCTGCTGGAGACCGCCCGTGGCGGGCGTCCCCAGGTGCAACATGAGGTCGGCCGGGCGATCGCGCTGAAGCTGCGCGGGGCGTCGTACAAGGTGACCGTCGCGCGGATCGGCGCAAGCCGGTACCGCGTGGGCGTGGCGATCGGCGACGGCGTGCGGTCCCTGGATGTCGAGCACGAGCGCCTGGACGAGTACGACGTACGCCTGGTCGTCGCCGGTCACCGGTTCCGTCTCGTCACCGCGACGCACGGGCCGGTGCACCTGGTGGAGGTCGACGGAGTCACGCACCGGGTCAGCCGGGACGAGGGCGGCTTCCTGCGCGCGCCGTCGCCGGCCCTGGTCGTCGCGACTCCGGTCGCGGTCGGCGCCGAGGTGGAGGCCGGGGCGCCGGTGCTCGTGCTGGAGAGCATGAAGATGGAGACGGTGCTGCACGCGCCGTTCAAGGCGATCCTGCGTGAGCTGCCGGTGTCGACCGGCAGCCAGGTCGAGACCGGCGCGCCGCTGGTGCTGCTGGAGCCGATCGGTGACGCCGACGCTGTCGTCGAGACGAGCGAGAACGTCGATCTGGAGCTGCCCGAGCCGGCCGAACAGGCGACCGCGGCAGAGCGAGCGGCCCGTGGCCTGGACGATCTGAGCAGCATGTTGCTGGGGTTCGACATCGACCCGGTCGACGAGAGCCGGACGCTGAGCGAGTACCTGTCGGCCCGGGCCGAGCTGGCCGAGCCTCCGGTGGCGGAGGAGATCGGCGTACTGCGACTCTTCGCCGACCTGGCCGAGCTGAGCCGGAACCGGCCGGCCAGCGAGGACCTGCGGACCGAGCTGCGGGTGCACAGCCCCAAGGAGCACTTCCACACGTACCTGCAGACGCTCGACACCGAGCGTGCCGGGCTGCCGGCGGAGTTCACTGAGCGGTTGGCGCGAGTGCTCGGTCACTACGGTGTCACCGACCTGGACCGCACCGACGAGCTGACCGACGCGGTGTTCCGGATCTTCCTGGCCCAGCAGCGCACGTCTCCCGACGTACGGCTGGTGACGTCGCTGCTGGAGCAGTGGCTGGTCGAGGACAAGCCCGAGGCACCACTGGACGCCGAGGCGTACGCCGTACTGGAGCACCTGGTGCTCGCCACGCAGCTACGGTTCCCGGTGATCGGCGACCTGGCTCGCAGTGTGCGGTTCCGCTGGTTCGACCAGCCGCAGGTGGATCAGGCGCGCGCGGAGGTGCTGGCAGGCGTCGGTGACGAGCTGGCCGCGCTCTCGCTGGACCCGGAGGCTCCTGGTCACGCCGAGCGCGTCGAGGCGCTCGCGACGATTCCCGAGCAGATCGTGCGCTTCCTGGCCGAGCGGCTCGAACGAGGGGTCAACGGCACCGAGCCGATGCTGGAAGTCCTGGTCCGTCGTCACTACCTCGAGTACGAGCTGCACGGCCTGCGCAACGCCACGGTGAACGGTCGCGCTTTCACGACGGCGGACTACACCGTCGACGCGCGTCCGACGCATCTGGTCACGACGATCGGGACGGTCGATGAGGTGGCCGACCCCGGCAGCTCGCTGGTGCGCGACCTGTCCGCCGAGCTCGCCGCTCGCCCGGCCGGCCATGAAACAGTGGCCGACCTCTACCTGTCCTGGCCGCAGACGCCGGAGTCCCCGCAGGAGGCGTCCGACCGGTTGTGCGAGATCGTCGCCCCGCTGCTGTTCGAGCAGCAGGTACGCCGGGTGGCGATCGCCGTCGTACCGGGCGGTGGCCGCGAAGTCTGGTACTTCACCTACCGGTTGTCGACCCAGGGCGCCGTCGAGGACGACAACGTGCGTGGGGTCCACCCGATGGTCGGGCGGCGGCTCAACCTGTGGCGGCTGCGCGACTTCCGGATCACCCGGCTCGACGCGCCGCAGGACGTGCTGCTCTACCACTGTGTTGCCCGTGACAACGAAGCCGACGAACGACTGGTGGCGCTGGCCCAGGTCCGCCAGTTCGCCGCTGTGCGCGACGAGGACGGCAAGATCACCGCGCTGCCGCACGTCGAGCGCGCGATCGCGAACTGCCTCGAAGGCATCCGCCGGGCCCGCACCGCGCGCGGTGCCGCCGGGGCCAAGCTGGAGATGAACCACGTCTGGGTGACGATCTGGCCGGTCCTCGACGCCGAGGTCGCCGAGCTGACGGCGCTCAAGCGCAACATCGCGCCGCTGACCTCCGGCGCGGGGATCGAAGAGGTCAGCGTCGCCGGCCGGGTGATGGGCACCAACGGCGTACCGTTCGCGGTCGTCGGCCGGTTCTACTACCAGCCCGGCGCGGGCGTCGTGACGGCCGTCGAACGGCCTGCGACCGAGCCGCTCAAGCCGCTCGACGACTATGCGCAGAAGGTGCTCCGGGCCCGTCGCCGCAACACCGTCTACCCCTACGAGGTGGCCGGGATGGTCGCCGGCGCGGGCGGCAGCTACGTCGAGTACGACCTGGACGACACCGGCACGCTGGTCCCGGTCGACCGGCCCCGCGGCCTGAACAAGGCCGGCCTGATCGCCGGCGTCATCAGTACGCCGACCCGCCGGCACCCCGAGGGCATCACGCGGGTCGTGCTGAGCGGCGACCCGACCAAGGCGCTCGGCGCGGTCGCCGAAGCCGAGTGCGGCCGGATCATCGCCGCCCTCCACCTGGCCGAGAAGATGCGGGTCCCGGTCGAGTGGTTCGCGGTCTCCGCCGGCGCCCGGATCTCGATGGACTCCGGCACCGAGAACATGGACTGGGTCGCCAAGGCGCTCAAGCGGATCGTCGAGTTCACCCAGGCCGGCGGCGAGATCAACATCGTTGTCGCGGGCATCAACGTCGGCGCCCAGCCGTACTGGAACGCCGAAGCGACGATGCTGATGCACACCAAGGGCATCCTGGTGATGACGCCCGACTCGGCGATGGTGCTGACCGGCAAGGAGACGCTCGACTTCGCCGGTGGCGTCTCGGCCGAGGACAACTACGGCATCGGCGGCTACGACCGGGTGATGGGGCCGAACGGCGAAGCGCAGTACTGGGCGCCCGACCTGGCCGGTGCACGCGACATCCTGATGGCGCACTACGACCACACGTACGTCGTACCGGGGGAGCCCGGGCCGCGGCGGGCACCGACCACCGACCCGCACGACCGCGACGTCACGGCGTACCCGCACGATCCGGCCGACGGCGGCTTCACCACCGTCGGCGGGATCTTCTCCGACACGACCAACCCGGATCGCAAGAAGGCGTTCGACATCCGCACGCTGATGCGGTCGGTGGCCGACCAGGACCACCCGATGCTGGAGCGCTGGGCGGGGATGGCCGACGCGGAGACCGCGGTCGTCGTCGACACCCGGCTCGGTGGCCTGCCGGTATGCCTGCTCGGCATCGAGTCCAAGCCGGTACCGCGGCGTGGCCTCTCGCCGACGGACGGCCCGGACGTCTACACCGGCGGGACGCTGTTCCCGCGCTCGTCGAAGAAGGCGGCCCGCGCGATCAACGGTGCCAGCGGCAACCGTCCGCTGGTGGTGCTGGCGAACCTGTCCGGCTTCGACGGTTCACCGGACTCGATGCGCAACCTGCAACTGGAGTACGGCGCGGAGATCGGCCGGGCGATCGTCAACTTCGACGGCCCGATCGTCTTCTGCGTGGTCTCGCGGTACCACGGTGGCGCGTTCGTCGTCTTCTCCAAGGCGCTGAACCCGCGGATGACCGTGCTGGCGGTCGAGGGCTCGTTCGCCTCGGTCATCGGCGGCGCACCGGCGGCGGCCGTGGTGTTCTCCCGCGAGGTCGACACCCGTACGTCGGCCGACCCGCGCGTCGCTTCCGTCGCGGCCCGGCTCGCCGCGGCCGAGGGAGCCGAGCGGGCCACCTTGACCAACGAGCTGACCGAGCTCCGGTCGGCCGTGCGGGCCGAGAAACTGGGCGAGGTCGCGGCCGAATTCGACCGGGTGCACAACATCCACCGGGCGGTGGCAGTCGGCTCGGTGGACGCCGTGATCCGGCCCGAGGAGCTCCGGCCCCAGCTGATCGCAGCACTGGAGGCCGGCCTGTCCTGA
- the truB gene encoding tRNA pseudouridine(55) synthase TruB encodes MIPTTSDPLAAAMIVADGIVVVDKPAGLTSHTVVARIRKLAGTRKVGHAGTLDPMATGVLVVGLNRATRLLGHLQLADKSYDATILLGASTSTDDREGEIVTTASAEALAEVTVEGIEAAVAGFRGEISQVPSKVSAIKVDGKRAYERVRAGEEVALKARSVTVSRYEVLDVRPGPAGIEVDISVDCSSGTYIRALARDLGTELGVGGHLTMLRRTRVGSFGMAAAHTLEELAESFSYLPIAEVAADTFPRYDADAEQAAAIRTGRPLPGLKLAAGQTAMFDPTGQFLALYEPHGPLAKPTAVFVS; translated from the coding sequence ATGATTCCGACGACGAGTGACCCGCTCGCCGCAGCCATGATCGTTGCCGACGGCATCGTTGTGGTGGACAAGCCGGCCGGGCTGACCTCGCACACGGTGGTGGCCAGGATCCGCAAGCTGGCCGGCACCCGCAAGGTCGGCCATGCCGGCACCCTCGACCCGATGGCCACCGGGGTCCTGGTGGTCGGGCTCAACCGCGCCACCAGGCTGCTCGGCCATCTGCAACTGGCCGACAAGTCGTACGACGCGACGATCCTGCTCGGCGCCTCGACCAGTACCGACGACCGCGAGGGCGAGATCGTCACCACCGCTTCGGCGGAGGCGCTCGCCGAGGTGACCGTCGAAGGGATCGAGGCGGCCGTCGCCGGGTTCCGCGGTGAGATCTCGCAGGTGCCGTCCAAGGTCTCCGCGATCAAGGTCGACGGCAAGCGCGCCTACGAGCGGGTCCGGGCCGGCGAAGAGGTCGCGCTCAAGGCCCGTTCCGTCACCGTCAGCCGGTACGAGGTCCTCGACGTACGGCCCGGCCCTGCCGGGATCGAGGTGGACATCTCGGTCGACTGCTCCAGCGGCACCTACATCCGCGCGCTGGCCCGCGACCTGGGCACCGAACTCGGCGTCGGGGGCCATCTGACGATGCTCCGGCGGACGCGGGTCGGCTCCTTCGGGATGGCTGCCGCGCACACGTTGGAAGAGCTGGCCGAGTCGTTCAGCTATCTGCCGATCGCCGAGGTCGCGGCGGACACCTTCCCGCGGTACGACGCCGACGCGGAGCAGGCGGCCGCTATTCGTACCGGCCGGCCGCTTCCCGGCCTGAAACTGGCGGCGGGACAGACCGCCATGTTCGATCCGACGGGCCAGTTCCTGGCGCTCTACGAGCCGCACGGACCGCTCGCCAAACCCACCGCAGTCTTCGTGAGCTGA
- a CDS encoding NAD-dependent protein deacetylase, translating into MRSRPTLSWTPGPDVLSLAPGIADVAPVAEVVADGGVVVLSGAGISTESGIPDYRGASGSLRTHTPMTYADFVGSETGRQRYWARSHLGWRTIARAAPNDGHRAVAVLQARGFLTGVITQNVDGLHQAAGARDVIELHGNLDRVICLDCRRTTPREELDRRLREANPAFEGVATRINPDGDVELPEDVVGGFRLVPCKSCGSALLKPDVVFFGENVPKPRVERCYSLIDEARAVLVLGSSLTVMSGFRFVRYAAKAGKEVLIVNQGITRGDPYATHRVNLPLGQALTELTAAV; encoded by the coding sequence GTGCGTTCTCGCCCCACCTTGAGTTGGACTCCCGGTCCTGACGTGCTGTCGCTTGCCCCGGGAATCGCGGATGTGGCGCCGGTCGCCGAGGTCGTGGCCGACGGGGGAGTGGTCGTGCTGAGCGGCGCCGGGATCTCCACCGAGTCAGGAATCCCGGACTACCGCGGCGCGAGCGGCAGCCTGCGCACCCACACCCCGATGACGTACGCCGATTTCGTCGGCAGCGAGACGGGCCGGCAGCGCTACTGGGCTCGCAGCCACCTCGGCTGGCGGACGATCGCGCGCGCCGCGCCCAACGACGGGCACCGGGCGGTCGCAGTACTGCAGGCGCGTGGGTTCCTGACCGGCGTCATCACGCAGAACGTCGACGGGTTGCACCAGGCGGCCGGGGCGCGGGACGTGATCGAGCTGCACGGGAATCTCGACCGCGTGATCTGCCTGGACTGCCGCCGTACGACGCCGCGCGAGGAGCTGGATCGCCGTCTCCGCGAAGCCAATCCGGCCTTCGAGGGCGTGGCGACGCGGATCAACCCCGATGGTGACGTCGAGCTGCCCGAGGATGTCGTCGGTGGATTCCGGCTGGTGCCGTGCAAGAGCTGCGGGTCGGCTCTGCTCAAGCCGGACGTGGTGTTCTTCGGGGAGAACGTCCCGAAGCCGCGAGTGGAGCGGTGCTACTCCTTGATCGACGAGGCGCGTGCGGTTCTCGTTCTCGGCTCGTCGTTGACCGTGATGTCCGGCTTCCGCTTCGTCCGGTACGCCGCCAAAGCCGGCAAGGAAGTGCTGATCGTCAACCAGGGGATCACGCGGGGCGATCCGTATGCGACCCACCGGGTGAACCTGCCGCTCGGCCAGGCGCTCACCGAGCTCACGGCCGCCGTCTGA